A single region of the Blattabacterium cuenoti genome encodes:
- the rplX gene encoding 50S ribosomal protein L24: protein MIKKEDKVLILSGNYKGNEGVVIKIFPKKNKAIVRGYNIVKRHTKPNVKNPKGGILKKEAPIHISNLKKVKEKEK, encoded by the coding sequence ATGATCAAAAAAGAAGATAAAGTATTGATTTTATCTGGAAATTATAAAGGAAATGAAGGAGTCGTCATAAAAATTTTTCCTAAAAAAAATAAAGCTATTGTTCGTGGATATAATATTGTTAAAAGACATACTAAACCAAATGTAAAAAATCCTAAAGGAGGTATACTAAAAAAAGAAGCTCCTATTCATATATCTAACTTAAAAAAAGTTAAAGAAAAAGAAAAATGA
- the rplN gene encoding 50S ribosomal protein L14, translating into MLQQESICKVSDNTGAKEVLVIRVLGGTKKRYASLGDSIVVTVKMAVSGGNTVKKGQIYKAVVIRIKNRTKRKDGSYISFDDNACVLINTAGEMIGTRVFGPVARELREKEYMKIISLAQEVL; encoded by the coding sequence ATGTTACAACAAGAATCTATATGTAAAGTTTCAGACAATACAGGTGCTAAAGAGGTTTTGGTAATTAGAGTTTTAGGTGGAACTAAAAAAAGATATGCTTCATTAGGAGATTCTATAGTTGTTACTGTTAAAATGGCTGTATCTGGTGGAAATACTGTTAAAAAAGGTCAAATATATAAAGCGGTGGTAATTAGAATAAAAAATAGGACAAAAAGAAAAGATGGTTCTTATATAAGTTTTGATGATAATGCTTGTGTATTAATAAATACAGCTGGAGAAATGATAGGAACAAGAGTATTTGGGCCAGTAGCTAGAGAATTGAGAGAAAAAGAGTATATGAAAATTATATCTTTGGCACAAGAAGTTTTGTAA